Genomic segment of Amphibacillus xylanus NBRC 15112:
AATGATCGCCACAAATAAAACGAAAAACGATAATACTTTTATGAAAAACATACCAGAAAACTCTGCTCGATACATCGCATTAAAAATAAATCCAGGCGCCAGAAAATAGATATTTATTTTAGCTAACGTTGATAAATCGAGCTGATATTTTATTTGAATCAAATAACCGATAAGCATCATAACAAATACCGGTCCAATAATCTCTCGTAAAATCAGTGATAATTCCGCCATCTCGTCCCCAACTTCCTTTTTTTCTTATCTATCATTAAATAGAGAGAAAACACTTTTTTTAGTATATCGAAGTCTTGAATATTTGTCATATCGAGCTTGTGTATACTTCGTTGAACTTGAATGTATATGCACTTCTACAAAAAAAGAGTTGAATCAGTTTGATCACTTGATTCAACTCATATATACACGATCATTAAAAACTACCCAATTTAAAATTTGAGTAAATAAGCCAAATAAACATAAATGATAAGACGTTTATGGAGATTGATCACAGCAATAACGAGTCAAGAAAGCTTATTCCTCAAGCATAATTTTTTGCTCTAATGCTTCAATTCGCGCTTCTAGGCGGGCAATATCATCCTGCGTTGCAAAATTTAAATCTTTTAAAATCGTCCGTTGCTTTTCTTCGCCCTTCTTCTGATACGTCTTCAGAACTTCCTTCGCTTCGTCGCGCGTTATTTCACCTTTTTTAACTAGCTCATCAATCACCTGCTCGGCTTTTTCCAAACCAGCCGCAGCTAAACCAATTCC
This window contains:
- a CDS encoding phasin family protein gives rise to the protein MRDAFKKGIALGIGLAAAGLEKAEQVIDELVKKGEITRDEAKEVLKTYQKKGEEKQRTILKDLNFATQDDIARLEARIEALEQKIMLEE